The Xenopus tropicalis strain Nigerian chromosome 2, UCB_Xtro_10.0, whole genome shotgun sequence genome window below encodes:
- the usp49 gene encoding ubiquitin carboxyl-terminal hydrolase 49: MDRCKHVGRLRLAQDHSILNPQKWRCVDCDTKESVWACLKCSHVACGRYIEEHSLRHFQESSHPLVMEVHELYVFCYLCQDYVLNDNPEGDLKLLRSALSAVWTQKQEAYSRRSLRSQVTSREGAGCHRTSQGQPLMLTALWHRRQALLAKALRLWFERSSRGQLKLEEKRQRVELERRKEEARLRRQEVKRRLLEELANTPPRKSARLLSHAHTDSLIPQKFRDITASSPASQREARRRFNQLYSIRPTVTPGVTGLRNLGNTCYMNSILQVLSHLQKFRECFLTLDPSEKEELLARTGTNGKRRVGDAGGGHPVGGIGLNGGSSITKSLELIQPKEPSTKHLSLCHELHTLFRVMWSGKWALVSPFAMLHSVWSLIPAFRGYDQQDAQEFLCELLDKVQQELESEGSKRRILIPISQRKLTKQVLKVVNTIFHGQLLSQVTCLKCSYKSDTVEPFWDLSLEFPERYHSQEKGIAPVTTTECTLTEMLAKFTETEALEGRIYACDQCNSKRRKSSPKPLVLSEAKKQLMIFRLPQVLRLHLKRFRWSGRNHREKIGVHVFFDQVLNMEPYCRSVLPPSNPEAYLYDLSAVVMHHGKGFGSGHYTAYCYNTEGGFWVHCNDSKLNMCSVEEVCRTQAYILFYTQRSNTQNSVHGNKTQTNAGIPELNIPPQAPSSPNERSRRITVP, from the exons ATGGATCGATGTAAGCATGTTGGACGCCTGCGCCTTGCACAGGATCATTCTATTCTAAACCCACAAAAGTGGCGTTGTGTAGACTGTGACACAAAAGAGTCTGTGTGGGCATGCCTTAAATGCTCTCATGTGGCCTGTGGTCGTTACATTGAAGAACATTCTCTGCGTCACTTTCAGGAGAGCAGCCACCCTCTTGTGATGGAAGTTCATGAACTATATGTTTTCTGCTACTTGTGCCAGGATTACGTGTTAAATGATAATCCAGAAGGTGATTTGAAACTACTAAGGAGTGCCCTGTCTGCTGTATGGACCCAGAAGCAGGAGGCATACAGTCGAAGGAGCTTGAGGTCTCAAGTGACTTCCAGAGAGGGTGCTGGATGTCACAGGACATCACAAGGGCAACCGCTGATGCTCACTGCCTTGTGGCACAGACGCCAGGCTTTGCTAGCCAAGGCTTTGCGACTGTGGTTCGAGAGAAGTTCAAGAGGACAGTTAAAGCTTGAAGAAAAAAGGCAACGGGTTGAGCTTGAAAGAAGAAAAGAGGAGGCAAGGCTTAGGCGTCAGGAAGTAAAGCGGCGACTTTTGGAAGAACTTGCAAACACTCCTCCAAGAAAAAGTGCTCGTCTTTTAtcacatgcacacacagacagcctaATTCCCCAGAAATTCAGGGATATAACAGCTAGCAGCCCAGCTTCACAACGGGAAGCCCGGAGGCGCTTCAACCAGCTTTATTCAATCAGGCCCACTGTGACCCCAGGAGTGACAGGTCTACGCAACCTTGGTAACACCTGCTATATGAACTCTATCTTGCAGGTCTTAAGCCACTTACAGAAGTTCAGAGAGTGCTTTCTTACACTTGACCCAAGTGAAAAGGAAGAACTTTTGGCTAGAACAGGAACAAATGGCAAGCGCCGTGTAGGAGATGCTGGTGGAGGACATCCAGTTGGTGGAATTGGACTTAATGGGGGGTCATCTATTACTAAAAGTCTGGAGCTGATCCAACCCAAAGAACCTAGCACTAAACATCTTTCCTTGTGTCATGAACTGCACACTTTATTCCGAGTTATGTGGTCAGGGAAGTGGGCGCTGGTTTCGCCCTTTGCTATGCTACACTCTGTGTGGAGCTTGATACCAGCATTTCGTGGCTATGATCAACAGGATGCTCAGGAGTTTCTGTGTGAGCTTTTGGACAAAGTGCAACAGGAGCTGGAATCTGAGGGCAGCAAGCGTAGGATCCTCATACCCATTTCCCAGAGAAAGCTCACCAAACAGGTGCTGAAAGTGGTGAATACAATATTTCATGGGCAGCTGCTCAGCCAG gtcACCTGCTTGAAATGCAGCTATAAGTCTGATACAGTGGAGCCTTTTTGGGATTTGTCCCTGGAGTTCCCTGAGCGCTACCACTCTCAGGAAAAGGGAATTGCTCCAGTTACCACTACTGAGTGTACACTTACTGAAATGCTTGCCAAGTTCACAGAGACTGAAGCTTTAGAAGGAAGAATTTATGCTTGTGACCAGTGTAACA GCAAGAGGAGGAAGTCCTCTCCAAAGCCATTGGTGCTGAGTGAGGCAAAGAAGCAACTTATGATTTTCAGGCTACCTCAAGTATTGCGGCTGCATCTCAAACGTTTTAG GTGGTCTGGACGAAATCATCGTGAAAAGATTGGTGTCCATGTATTTTTTGACCAAGTTTTAAACATGGAGCCATACTGTAGAAGTGTGTTACCACCATCTAACCCTGAGGCATACCTTTATGACCTCTCTGCAGTAGTGATGCACCATGGTAAAGGCTTTGGCTCCGGACACTACACAGCCTACTGTTACAATACCGAGGGGG GTTTCTGGGTTCACTGCAACGATTCCAAACTTAATATGTGTTCAGTGGAGGAAGTATGCAGGACACAGGCTTATATCTTGTTTTACACACAGAGGAGTAACACACAAAACAGTGTTCATGGCAACAAGACACAAACCAATGCAGGGATCCCTGAACTCAACATTCCACCTCAGGCTCCATCCAGTCCCAATGAGCGCAGCCGAAGGATTACAGTCCCTTGA
- the tomm6 gene encoding mitochondrial import receptor subunit TOM6 homolog, with translation MAPGGADRGSGASGGPGTRGWVRGVYRFITDRNDFRRNLLVNLGLFAGGVWVARNLTDFDLMAPQPGL, from the exons ATGGCGCCTGGTGGAGCGGATAGGGGATCGGGGGCTTCTGGTGGACCTGGAACTCGTGGCTGGGTGAGGGGCGTCTACCGATTTATCACAGACCGTAATGATTTCCGCAG aaacctTCTTGTCAATCTGGGTCTGTTTGCCGGTGGCGTTTGGGTTGCCAGAAACCTGACTGACTTTGATTTAATGGCCCCACAACCAGGCCTGTGA